One Ignavibacterium sp. DNA segment encodes these proteins:
- a CDS encoding SDR family oxidoreductase, giving the protein MSDNNYKTSMFKNDALKDKVILITGGGTGLGKSMGKYFSELGAKLIITSRKIDVLKKTAEEISSQTNNDVFPFACDVSDYKQVEVLLKASLEKFERVDALVNNAAGNFISPTEKLSNRAFDAIVNIVLKGTYNCTLAFGKHWIENKNKAVVLNIVTTYAWTGSAFVVPSAAAKAGVLAITRSLAVEWAKYGIRFNAIAPGLFPTKGAWDRLLPGDLQEKLDAVKKIPLKRVGEHQELANLAAYLLSDFSSFINGEVITIDGGEWLNGAGQFNLLQTVTSEQWGEIEKMVRGVKGS; this is encoded by the coding sequence ATGTCAGATAACAACTACAAGACTTCTATGTTTAAAAACGATGCATTAAAAGATAAAGTTATTTTAATAACCGGCGGCGGTACTGGCTTGGGAAAATCAATGGGGAAATATTTTTCAGAGCTTGGTGCTAAACTTATTATAACCAGCCGCAAAATTGATGTATTGAAAAAAACCGCTGAAGAAATTTCATCACAGACCAATAATGATGTTTTTCCATTTGCTTGTGATGTTTCTGATTATAAACAGGTTGAAGTATTACTGAAAGCCTCTTTGGAAAAATTTGAAAGGGTAGATGCATTAGTAAATAATGCCGCAGGAAATTTTATCAGCCCAACAGAAAAATTGTCAAACAGAGCATTTGATGCAATTGTAAACATCGTACTTAAAGGCACTTATAATTGCACACTTGCCTTTGGTAAACACTGGATAGAAAATAAAAACAAAGCAGTGGTGTTAAATATTGTAACTACTTATGCCTGGACAGGATCAGCTTTTGTTGTTCCGTCTGCCGCTGCTAAAGCAGGAGTTTTGGCAATTACCCGGTCACTTGCTGTTGAGTGGGCTAAATATGGAATTCGTTTTAACGCTATAGCTCCCGGATTGTTTCCTACAAAAGGTGCTTGGGATAGACTGCTGCCAGGCGATTTACAAGAAAAACTTGATGCTGTTAAAAAAATTCCACTTAAAAGAGTTGGCGAACATCAGGAGCTTGCAAATTTAGCTGCTTATCTGCTCTCTGATTTTTCTTCTTTTATAAATGGTGAAGTAATTACAATTGATGGCGGTGAATGGTTAAATGGAGCCGGTCAGTTTAATCTGCTACAGACTGTTACCAGCGAACAATGGGGTGAGATTGAAAAGATGGTGCGGGGCGTTAAAGGAAGTTAG
- a CDS encoding UpxY family transcription antiterminator, with the protein MDNTQVIRNWYVLYTRPRAEFKVERSLKIKGIDVFLPVKKTIKQWSDRKKVITSPLFTSYIFIYTDEKERLLSLEDKLIVRCLCDGRKPAVVPEWQIESLKMMLQKDLEPKIFEGLVSGDKIQITNGPLKGISGVIIKMKNSNQLAISIELINRTVIVHLSDEISFTKI; encoded by the coding sequence ATGGATAATACTCAAGTAATCAGAAACTGGTATGTACTTTATACTCGTCCGCGGGCTGAGTTTAAAGTTGAGCGATCGTTGAAAATTAAAGGAATCGATGTATTTCTGCCTGTAAAGAAAACAATTAAACAATGGAGTGACAGAAAGAAAGTAATTACTTCGCCGCTCTTTACAAGCTACATTTTTATTTATACTGATGAGAAAGAAAGATTACTTTCCCTGGAAGATAAACTGATTGTCAGGTGTTTATGCGATGGGCGAAAACCGGCTGTGGTTCCGGAATGGCAAATTGAAAGTTTAAAAATGATGCTTCAGAAGGATTTGGAACCAAAGATATTTGAAGGGTTGGTAAGCGGTGACAAAATTCAGATAACAAATGGTCCGTTAAAGGGAATATCTGGTGTTATAATCAAAATGAAAAACAGTAATCAATTAGCTATATCTATAGAACTTATAAATCGAACTGTAATTGTTCATCTTTCAGATGAAATATCTTTTACAAAAATTTGA
- a CDS encoding T9SS type A sorting domain-containing protein, with protein MKYITKLLIIILFFSAQILSQEKSTYRDNGDNALEKFIEILKHTLADYNENQQVNSSSSTERLQANLDFLSSLNSNSLYKPMAEKRFLPTERTYQNWDGVAWANANKYLYSYDSRDNNTQYTYQSWNVSAWENSFRYSYLYDQKDNQIEMIYQTWNGSTWVNNSKYLNTYDQNNNRTEQTYQNWNGSAWVNSSRSVYTYNSFNKITKIVFQIWNGSSWDNSSQYIYTYDSNRNEIENLYQTWSGTAWNNYSRSSSTFNQNNKMTEQIYVTWTGIAWVNNSKYSYTFDSNNNQIEYLSQTWNSTAWENDLKTSYTFNAHNDITGLISQDWVAGAWVNLNKYSVTYSSTYKFTEILFQSWDVSTWRNNQKNSYTYDSNDNLTEQTSQNWNGSSWINSSRSLFTYITGHYPTTITLNTSYTFGDATQTSSYKMIGLPGANIIPINNIISGTSGVKGDWRAFWDPGTGAFTEFDGSAVFNFEPGKAFWVISKNSITVNQSVNSVIVEDNNFYDIPVHSEWNLISNPFDKNISWLAVQNSNAITQPIHFFQNGTYTNPSSLEPYNGYYFFNNTGLPVLKIPYSTTSILPKQNSVNSNELEITLTDNSEVRASVNIGITEQANEGVDMMDVFAPPSQFCDVNINLVNNKLETNYKFLQKDYRPIIDDGQEFEFNVKNLSDQSVSMNITGTENFADKEVYLLDKSLSKLYNLKTSESFRIRENTASKNFSILVGSSEYILQKQTGMIPTEFSLSQNYPNPFNPTTVIRFALPKQSNVTLKIFNLLGQLVTEVLDNKTFEAGYQEIEFDGRQLASGVYLYMLEVNSAGEKQYIQTKKMLLMK; from the coding sequence ATGAAATACATAACTAAACTTTTAATAATAATTTTATTTTTCTCTGCGCAAATACTTTCACAAGAGAAAAGTACATACCGGGATAACGGTGATAATGCTTTGGAAAAATTTATTGAAATACTAAAGCATACTCTTGCAGATTATAATGAAAATCAACAAGTTAATTCATCAAGCAGTACCGAAAGATTACAAGCGAATTTAGATTTCTTAAGTTCCCTGAATAGCAATTCACTTTATAAACCTATGGCTGAGAAGAGATTTTTGCCAACTGAGCGAACTTATCAAAACTGGGATGGAGTTGCCTGGGCTAATGCTAACAAATATTTGTATTCTTATGATAGCAGGGATAATAACACTCAATATACTTATCAAAGTTGGAATGTTTCAGCTTGGGAAAATAGTTTCAGATATTCCTATTTATATGATCAGAAAGATAATCAAATCGAAATGATCTATCAGACTTGGAATGGAAGTACCTGGGTTAATAATTCTAAATACCTCAACACCTATGATCAAAATAATAATAGAACTGAACAAACTTATCAAAACTGGAATGGTTCTGCCTGGGTAAACAGCAGCAGGAGTGTCTATACATATAACTCATTTAATAAAATAACAAAAATTGTATTTCAAATCTGGAACGGGTCGTCCTGGGATAATAGTTCACAATATATTTATACCTATGATTCTAACAGAAATGAGATCGAAAATTTATATCAAACCTGGAGTGGAACGGCTTGGAATAACTATTCCAGAAGCTCAAGTACATTTAATCAAAATAATAAAATGACTGAGCAGATTTATGTTACTTGGACGGGCATTGCCTGGGTGAACAATTCAAAATATTCATATACTTTTGATTCAAATAATAATCAAATAGAGTATCTAAGTCAGACCTGGAACTCAACAGCTTGGGAAAATGATCTTAAGACATCCTACACTTTTAATGCACATAATGATATAACAGGATTGATTTCTCAAGACTGGGTTGCAGGAGCGTGGGTTAACCTAAATAAATACTCTGTAACCTATAGTTCAACTTATAAGTTTACAGAGATATTATTTCAATCCTGGGACGTTTCAACCTGGAGAAATAATCAAAAAAATTCTTATACATACGACTCAAACGATAATCTAACAGAACAGACAAGTCAAAATTGGAATGGTAGTTCCTGGATAAATTCAAGCAGATCATTATTTACTTACATTACCGGACATTATCCAACCACAATAACACTTAATACAAGTTATACATTTGGTGATGCTACTCAGACTTCAAGTTATAAAATGATCGGTTTGCCAGGTGCAAATATTATTCCGATAAACAATATAATCAGTGGTACATCGGGAGTAAAAGGAGACTGGCGTGCTTTCTGGGATCCGGGTACTGGTGCTTTTACAGAATTTGATGGCAGTGCTGTCTTTAATTTTGAACCGGGTAAAGCTTTTTGGGTAATAAGTAAAAACTCTATAACCGTTAATCAAAGCGTTAATTCTGTTATAGTTGAAGATAATAATTTTTATGATATTCCTGTTCATAGTGAATGGAACCTTATTTCAAATCCATTTGATAAAAATATTTCCTGGCTTGCAGTCCAGAACTCTAATGCTATTACACAACCTATCCATTTCTTTCAGAATGGCACTTATACTAATCCAAGCTCTTTAGAACCTTATAACGGATATTACTTCTTTAACAACACAGGATTACCTGTACTTAAGATACCTTATTCAACAACATCAATTTTACCAAAGCAAAACTCAGTAAACAGCAATGAATTGGAGATAACACTTACAGATAATTCAGAAGTTAGAGCATCTGTGAATATTGGAATTACAGAGCAGGCTAACGAGGGTGTTGATATGATGGATGTTTTTGCACCGCCTTCACAGTTTTGCGATGTAAATATAAATCTGGTCAACAATAAACTTGAGACTAACTATAAATTTCTGCAAAAAGATTACAGACCAATTATTGACGATGGGCAGGAGTTTGAGTTTAATGTTAAGAATTTATCAGACCAATCTGTAAGTATGAATATAACCGGAACTGAAAATTTTGCTGACAAGGAAGTTTATTTATTGGATAAAAGCCTTTCCAAACTTTATAATCTGAAAACTTCTGAATCATTTAGGATAAGAGAAAATACTGCTTCAAAAAATTTCAGCATTCTTGTAGGTTCAAGTGAATATATATTGCAAAAGCAAACCGGAATGATACCGACTGAATTTAGCTTATCTCAAAATTATCCTAATCCTTTTAATCCTACTACAGTTATCAGGTTTGCATTACCTAAACAAAGTAATGTTACCCTTAAGATATTTAACCTTCTAGGTCAATTAGTTACGGAGGTGTTAGATAATAAAACATTTGAAGCTGGTTATCAGGAAATAGAATTTGATGGAAGACAGTTAGCATCAGGAGTTTATTTATATATGCTTGAAGTTAACTCTGCCGGAGAAAAACAATATATCCAAACTAAAAAGATGCTGCTGATGAAGTAA
- a CDS encoding IPT/TIG domain-containing protein, whose product MKKMINSITLIAAILIIAPILTFNADSIKLNVLWAQTQDQCTEQLDKAEEEYQAGKWTEAIALIEQCLKKENVGELEKGRAYRILGLVYIAIQLEKEANDAVKNLLIMVPNYKVDPVKDPPSLQKIIDNMALTLNPKISGISPNNVDQGEKGIKLKVTGTNFAYGSVVKFNGVSKSTTYVSSTELTADVLTSDLAKTGEYDVTVYSPIMGGKTSEAEKFTVQKASSFPWTWIAVGGGVVAAAVVAVLTLGKKDESTTPEVILADPPTRP is encoded by the coding sequence ATGAAAAAAATGATTAACAGCATAACACTGATTGCAGCAATTTTAATTATTGCTCCAATTCTGACGTTTAATGCTGATTCAATTAAATTAAATGTTCTTTGGGCACAAACTCAAGATCAATGTACTGAACAACTTGATAAAGCTGAAGAAGAGTATCAAGCTGGTAAATGGACAGAAGCAATTGCACTTATTGAACAATGTTTAAAGAAAGAGAATGTAGGAGAACTTGAGAAAGGCAGAGCATACAGGATCTTAGGTTTGGTTTATATTGCAATTCAGTTGGAAAAAGAAGCAAATGATGCAGTGAAGAATCTTTTAATAATGGTTCCTAATTATAAAGTTGATCCGGTTAAAGATCCGCCGTCATTACAAAAAATAATCGATAATATGGCACTGACTTTAAATCCTAAAATTTCAGGTATTTCACCCAATAATGTTGATCAAGGTGAAAAGGGTATTAAGTTAAAAGTAACAGGGACTAACTTTGCGTATGGCTCTGTTGTAAAATTTAATGGTGTCTCTAAATCAACTACTTATGTCAGTTCCACAGAGCTTACTGCTGATGTTCTTACTAGTGACTTAGCAAAAACAGGAGAATATGATGTTACTGTTTACAGCCCAATAATGGGTGGTAAAACTTCTGAAGCAGAAAAATTTACTGTCCAGAAAGCCTCTTCATTCCCTTGGACCTGGATAGCTGTGGGAGGCGGTGTAGTAGCAGCTGCTGTTGTTGCGGTTCTGACTTTGGGTAAAAAAGATGAATCAACAACACCAGAGGTAATATTAGCTGATCCGCCTACAAGACCTTGA